A region from the Variovorax sp. V93 genome encodes:
- a CDS encoding M20/M25/M40 family metallo-hydrolase, which yields MTFQPRKFLLAAVCAACLGTAFAAPDASIASLAAKEKPALLETLKELVSIESGSRDLEGLEKISELIAAKFKAMGGEVELVDTSAEAYRMEDTPEKIGRAVRATFKGTGKKKIMLIAHMDTVYTVGMLDKQPFRVEGDKAYGLGIADDKQGVAVITHTVAMLQALKFKDYGTLTVLINGDEEISSPGSRALITRLGGEHDAVLSFEGASVKEDKLSLATAGIASVTLNVTGKASHAGSAPELGVNALYELSHQILQMRDLSDPATGLKMNWTISRSGSNRNVIPASATAGADVRVLKVSDYDRIEQQVQERVKKQLIPEAKVVMKFERRRPPLEATDASLALAKHAQQIYKDELGRPLGADDKVAGGGTDAAFAALKTKAPVVERFGLQGFGAHSADAEYVLVDSIEPRLYLATRMVMDLSRSKVAGN from the coding sequence ATGACATTCCAGCCCCGCAAATTCTTGCTCGCCGCCGTTTGCGCCGCATGCCTTGGCACCGCGTTTGCCGCGCCCGATGCCAGCATCGCCTCGCTGGCCGCCAAGGAAAAGCCCGCGCTGCTCGAGACGCTGAAGGAGCTGGTCTCCATCGAATCCGGCAGCCGCGACCTCGAAGGCCTCGAGAAGATCTCCGAGCTCATCGCCGCAAAGTTCAAGGCCATGGGCGGCGAGGTCGAGCTGGTCGACACCAGCGCCGAGGCCTACCGCATGGAAGACACGCCCGAGAAGATCGGCCGGGCGGTGCGCGCCACCTTCAAGGGCACGGGCAAGAAGAAGATCATGTTGATCGCGCACATGGACACGGTCTACACCGTGGGCATGCTCGACAAGCAGCCGTTCCGCGTCGAAGGCGACAAGGCCTATGGCCTGGGCATTGCCGACGACAAGCAGGGCGTGGCCGTCATCACGCACACGGTGGCGATGCTGCAGGCGCTGAAGTTCAAGGACTACGGCACGCTCACGGTGCTGATCAACGGCGACGAGGAAATCAGCTCGCCGGGTTCGCGCGCGCTCATCACGCGGCTGGGCGGCGAGCACGATGCGGTGCTGTCGTTCGAGGGCGCCTCGGTCAAGGAAGACAAGCTCTCGCTGGCTACCGCGGGCATCGCCTCGGTCACGCTGAACGTCACGGGCAAGGCCTCGCACGCGGGGTCGGCGCCGGAGCTGGGCGTGAATGCGCTCTACGAGCTGTCGCACCAGATCCTGCAGATGCGCGACCTGTCCGACCCCGCCACCGGCCTCAAGATGAACTGGACCATCTCGCGCTCGGGCAGCAACCGCAACGTGATTCCGGCCAGCGCCACCGCGGGCGCCGACGTGCGCGTGCTCAAGGTGAGCGACTACGACCGCATCGAGCAGCAGGTGCAGGAGCGCGTGAAGAAGCAGCTGATCCCGGAGGCCAAGGTCGTGATGAAGTTCGAGCGCCGCCGTCCGCCGCTCGAAGCCACCGATGCCTCGCTGGCGCTTGCGAAGCACGCGCAGCAGATCTACAAGGACGAGCTCGGCCGGCCGCTGGGCGCCGACGACAAGGTGGCCGGCGGCGGCACCGATGCCGCCTTTGCCGCGCTCAAGACCAAGGCGCCGGTGGTCGAGCGCTTCGGCCTGCAGGGCTTCGGCGCGCATTCGGCCGATGCCGAGTACGTGCTGGTCGACTCCATCGAGCCGAGGCTCTATCTTGCAACCCGCATGGTGATGGACCTCTCGCGCAGCAAGGTCGCAGGCAACTGA
- a CDS encoding amidohydrolase family protein, translating to MSDKTPHYDLLIRGGTVIDGTKAPRFDADVGISGGRIAAIGNLAGHTADQTLDATGRIVAPGFIDSHTHDDQAVLSQAQMPFKVSQGVTTVVAGNCGISAAPLREDMELPMPLSLLETPPEDRFTTFAAYLDALRTTPSSVNVAAMVGHSTLRAVTMSDLDRPANDSEIAAMQALVEEAMQAGAIGLSTGTFYPPAVKATTEEIIEVARPLSSRKALYVTHMRDEADRVMESLEETFHIGRALGIPVVVSHHKVQNAQNFGKSKVTLPFIKEAMRHQCIGLDCYPYTAGSTMIRTDRGMMDGRVLIASSVPHPECAGRDLKDIAAEWGVSGEEAAKRLSPGSAIYFMMDEDDVQRILAFDDTMIGSDGIPLGEKPHPRLWGTFPRVLGHYSRDVGLFPLETAVWKMTGLTARNFGLHERGTLKPGHHADVVIFNAATVRDTANYETPTRAAEGIDAVIVNGAITWQHGAHSGARNGQVITRRETAA from the coding sequence ATGAGCGACAAGACACCCCACTACGACCTGCTGATCCGCGGCGGCACCGTGATCGACGGCACCAAGGCGCCGCGCTTCGATGCCGACGTGGGCATCTCGGGCGGCCGCATCGCGGCCATCGGCAATCTCGCTGGCCACACCGCCGACCAAACGCTCGACGCCACCGGCCGCATCGTCGCGCCCGGCTTCATCGACTCGCACACGCACGACGACCAGGCCGTGCTGTCGCAGGCGCAGATGCCCTTCAAGGTGTCGCAGGGCGTGACCACGGTGGTGGCGGGCAACTGCGGCATCAGCGCCGCGCCGCTGCGCGAAGACATGGAACTGCCGATGCCGCTGAGCCTGCTCGAGACGCCGCCGGAAGACCGGTTCACGACCTTCGCGGCCTACCTCGATGCGCTGCGCACCACGCCCTCGTCGGTGAACGTGGCCGCGATGGTCGGCCACTCGACCTTGCGCGCCGTGACCATGTCCGACCTCGACCGCCCCGCCAACGACAGCGAGATCGCCGCCATGCAGGCGCTGGTCGAGGAAGCCATGCAGGCCGGCGCCATCGGCCTGTCGACCGGCACCTTCTATCCGCCGGCCGTCAAGGCGACGACCGAGGAGATCATCGAGGTCGCCCGCCCGCTCAGTTCGCGCAAGGCGCTCTACGTGACGCACATGCGCGACGAGGCGGATCGCGTGATGGAGTCGCTGGAGGAAACCTTCCACATCGGCCGCGCGCTCGGCATTCCGGTGGTGGTGTCTCACCACAAGGTGCAGAACGCGCAGAACTTCGGCAAGAGCAAGGTGACGCTGCCCTTCATCAAGGAAGCGATGCGCCACCAGTGCATCGGCCTCGACTGCTATCCCTACACCGCGGGTTCCACCATGATCCGCACCGACCGGGGCATGATGGACGGCCGGGTGCTGATCGCGTCGAGCGTGCCGCACCCCGAGTGCGCGGGGCGCGACCTGAAGGACATCGCGGCCGAATGGGGCGTCTCCGGCGAAGAGGCGGCGAAGCGGCTGTCGCCCGGCAGCGCGATCTATTTCATGATGGACGAGGACGACGTGCAGCGCATCCTCGCTTTCGACGACACCATGATCGGCTCCGACGGCATCCCGCTCGGCGAGAAGCCGCATCCGCGCCTCTGGGGCACCTTCCCGCGCGTGCTCGGCCACTACAGCCGCGACGTCGGCCTGTTTCCGCTGGAGACGGCGGTGTGGAAGATGACCGGGCTCACCGCGCGCAACTTCGGGCTGCACGAGCGCGGCACCTTGAAGCCGGGCCACCACGCCGACGTGGTGATCTTCAATGCGGCCACGGTACGCGACACCGCGAACTACGAGACGCCGACACGGGCGGCCGAAGGCATCGATGCAGTGATCGTGAATGGCGCCATCACCTGGCAGCACGGCGCGCACAGCGGTGCGCGCAACGGGCAGGTGATCACGCGGCGCGAAACGGCGGCCTGA
- a CDS encoding dienelactone hydrolase family protein, which produces MSLRDDSRSDFDSLRPGQSTEQGATRRTALKAAIGVGYAAAVMPVTAQTAISTSAEGLKAGPVKYTVNGFEVPAYAAAPAGETGLPVVLVVQEIFGVHEYIADTCRRFAQLGYLAIAPELYARQGNPRGYTDIPKLQADIVSKVPDAQVLADLDGALSYASANGGNVAKAGITGFCWGGRIVWLYAATGKIKAGVAWYGRLVGQPSELTPRHPIDIAASLQAPVLGLYGGKDQGIPLDTVDKMKAALATGTPAAKASSFVVYPEAGHAFHADYRPSYVKSAAEDGWQRATAWFKANGVA; this is translated from the coding sequence ATGTCCCTTCGCGACGACAGCCGTTCCGATTTCGATTCGCTTCGCCCCGGCCAGAGCACAGAGCAGGGTGCCACGCGGCGCACCGCGCTCAAGGCCGCCATTGGCGTGGGCTACGCGGCCGCGGTCATGCCGGTCACGGCGCAGACCGCCATCAGCACCTCGGCCGAAGGCCTGAAGGCCGGCCCCGTCAAGTACACCGTCAATGGCTTCGAGGTGCCGGCCTATGCGGCCGCGCCGGCCGGCGAGACCGGCCTGCCCGTGGTCCTGGTGGTGCAGGAAATCTTCGGCGTGCACGAATACATCGCCGACACCTGCCGCCGCTTCGCCCAGCTCGGCTACCTGGCGATCGCGCCCGAACTCTATGCGCGGCAGGGCAATCCGCGCGGCTATACCGACATCCCGAAACTGCAGGCCGACATCGTGAGCAAGGTGCCCGATGCGCAGGTGCTGGCCGACCTCGATGGTGCACTTTCGTATGCATCGGCCAATGGCGGCAACGTGGCCAAGGCCGGCATCACCGGCTTCTGCTGGGGCGGGCGCATCGTGTGGCTCTATGCCGCCACCGGCAAGATCAAGGCCGGCGTGGCCTGGTACGGCCGGCTGGTTGGCCAGCCGAGCGAACTCACGCCCAGGCACCCGATCGACATCGCGGCCAGCCTGCAGGCGCCCGTGCTCGGGCTCTACGGAGGCAAGGACCAGGGCATCCCCCTTGACACGGTTGATAAGATGAAGGCGGCCCTGGCCACCGGAACCCCGGCGGCCAAGGCTTCGAGCTTCGTCGTGTATCCCGAAGCAGGCCACGCGTTCCATGCCGACTACCGCCCGAGCTACGTGAAGAGCGCGGCCGAAGACGGATGGCAGCGCGCCACGGCCTGGTTCAAAGCCAATGGCGTCGCCTGA
- a CDS encoding LysR family transcriptional regulator, whose translation MRLRHIEVFNAIMLTGSVSAAARLINITQPAVSRTLQHAELQLGFPLFQRAKGRLTPTTEALTLYPHIERLFAQLDEVQRLAANLRAGSDTGELRILSVLALSYEVLPRALKAFREKHPGYAITVESLHSPQIMSALLLQEADVGFVFSPAVHPSLTQETLADTRMVCIAPKGMLPRALVRNGSVALHDLVDRPVIGLDSRDPVGTSLSQACRQAGVGFQQAVVTVQTYHAALSMAHHGLGVALVDGCTARSADAAKVDVLALEPHIPVPVRALRFAGKPDSVAVRGITRCMREAIEQAA comes from the coding sequence ATGCGCCTGCGCCACATCGAGGTCTTCAACGCGATCATGCTCACGGGCAGCGTGAGCGCGGCGGCGCGGCTCATCAACATCACGCAGCCGGCCGTGAGCCGCACCTTGCAGCATGCCGAGCTGCAACTGGGCTTTCCGCTGTTCCAGCGCGCCAAGGGCCGGCTCACGCCGACCACCGAGGCGCTCACGCTCTATCCGCACATCGAGCGGCTGTTCGCGCAGCTCGACGAGGTGCAGCGCCTTGCGGCCAACCTGCGGGCGGGCAGCGACACCGGCGAGCTGCGCATCCTGAGCGTGCTGGCGCTGAGCTACGAGGTGCTGCCGCGCGCGCTCAAGGCCTTCCGCGAGAAGCATCCGGGTTATGCGATCACGGTGGAGTCGCTGCATTCGCCGCAGATCATGTCGGCGCTGCTGCTGCAGGAGGCCGACGTGGGCTTTGTCTTCAGCCCCGCGGTGCATCCCTCGCTCACGCAGGAGACGCTGGCCGACACGCGCATGGTGTGCATCGCGCCCAAGGGCATGCTGCCGCGCGCGCTGGTGCGCAACGGCTCGGTGGCACTGCACGACCTGGTCGACCGGCCGGTGATCGGCCTGGACAGCCGCGACCCGGTGGGCACCAGCCTGAGCCAGGCCTGCCGCCAGGCGGGCGTCGGCTTCCAGCAGGCGGTGGTCACGGTGCAGACCTACCACGCGGCGCTGTCGATGGCGCACCACGGCCTCGGCGTGGCGCTGGTCGACGGCTGCACGGCCCGCTCGGCGGACGCCGCCAAGGTCGACGTGCTCGCGCTGGAGCCGCACATCCCGGTGCCGGTGCGCGCCTTGCGTTTTGCGGGGAAGCCCGATTCGGTGGCGGTGCGCGGCATCACGCGCTGCATGCGCGAGGCAATCGAACAGGCGGCCTGA
- a CDS encoding D-amino acid dehydrogenase, which produces MHVCVLGAGIVGLATAWQLERRGHQVTVVDRAAPGAGASGGNGAQLSYSYVQPLADPSIWKQLPKLLLSPSSPLKLRPQLDPLQWRWGLAFMAACNAQTSRSTTAQLLALAALSRTGFEEMQADVAPDCDFSATGKLVLYASAASLDGARAQLELQRTMGSAQRIVSPDECVAIEPALAGYRGQMAGAVYTPSECAADCLKVCAELQRVLGARGVRFLLGTDVHGFARSNGQVAAVNTSAGGIEADAFVMALGSASHRLGRALGAYLPVYPLKGYSITVEVDPSPGAAPTVNVTDSARKVVFARIGSRLRVAGMAELVGHDASIPATRIETLAAATRAVFPHASRLEELHPWTGMRPATPKGLPIIGRLPSAPANMLFNTGHGALGFTLAFGSAQRIAEALESADS; this is translated from the coding sequence ATGCATGTGTGTGTGCTGGGCGCCGGCATCGTGGGCCTGGCCACCGCCTGGCAGCTCGAACGCCGGGGCCACCAGGTCACGGTCGTCGACCGCGCAGCCCCCGGTGCGGGCGCCAGCGGCGGCAACGGCGCGCAGCTCAGCTACTCGTACGTGCAGCCGCTGGCCGACCCGTCGATCTGGAAGCAGTTGCCCAAGCTGCTGCTCTCGCCCTCGTCGCCGCTCAAGCTGCGGCCCCAGCTCGATCCGCTGCAGTGGCGCTGGGGGCTGGCCTTCATGGCCGCCTGCAATGCGCAGACCTCGCGCAGCACCACCGCGCAATTGCTCGCGCTGGCCGCGCTGAGCCGCACCGGCTTCGAGGAAATGCAAGCCGACGTGGCACCCGACTGCGACTTTTCCGCCACCGGCAAGCTGGTGCTGTACGCCAGCGCGGCCTCGCTCGACGGGGCGCGCGCGCAGCTCGAACTGCAGCGCACCATGGGCAGCGCGCAGCGCATCGTCTCGCCCGACGAGTGCGTGGCCATCGAGCCCGCGCTCGCGGGCTACCGCGGCCAGATGGCGGGCGCGGTCTACACGCCGAGCGAATGCGCGGCCGACTGCCTCAAGGTCTGCGCCGAACTGCAGCGGGTGCTCGGCGCACGCGGCGTGCGCTTTCTGCTCGGCACCGACGTGCATGGCTTCGCACGCAGCAACGGCCAGGTGGCGGCAGTGAACACCAGCGCCGGCGGCATCGAGGCCGATGCCTTCGTGATGGCGCTGGGCTCGGCCTCGCACCGGCTCGGGCGCGCGCTGGGCGCCTACCTGCCGGTGTATCCGCTCAAGGGCTACAGCATCACGGTGGAGGTCGATCCTTCGCCGGGCGCCGCACCCACGGTGAACGTGACCGACAGCGCCCGCAAGGTGGTGTTCGCGCGCATCGGCTCGCGGCTGCGCGTGGCGGGCATGGCGGAACTGGTGGGGCACGATGCGAGCATTCCGGCCACGCGCATCGAGACGCTGGCCGCGGCCACGCGCGCCGTGTTCCCGCATGCAAGCCGGCTCGAGGAACTGCATCCGTGGACCGGCATGCGGCCGGCCACGCCCAAGGGGCTGCCGATCATCGGCCGGCTGCCGAGCGCGCCGGCCAACATGCTGTTCAACACCGGGCATGGCGCGCTGGGCTTCACGCTGGCCTTCGGCTCGGCGCAGCGGATTGCCGAGGCGCTGGAGTCCGCGGACTCCTGA
- a CDS encoding ABC transporter ATP-binding protein: protein MTTTTTAAPLLQVRNLRKHYLSPKRWLRPARPAIQAVDGVSFSVARGETLSLVGESGCGKTTTAKSVMRLVEPTSGSVQLEGEELLTLSANEMRLRRRQLQIIFQDPYASLNPRLTAGDIVAEPMRNFSHLGTGTAAERRERVQWLFSRVGLRPEAAKKFPHEFSGGQRQRLGIARALALNPKLIVCDEPVSALDVSVQAQVVNLLMDLQAEFGIAYLFVAHDLAVVRHISHRVAVMYLGHIVEIADRNTLFSAPRHPYTEILLSAVPVPNPRTPARRMLLQGDPPSPANPPSGCRFHTRCPMAQAVCKEKAPELSERPSSSIGGHWVACHFR, encoded by the coding sequence ATGACCACGACGACAACCGCAGCGCCGCTGCTCCAGGTGCGCAACCTGCGCAAGCACTACCTCTCGCCCAAGCGCTGGCTGCGGCCGGCCAGGCCCGCGATCCAGGCGGTCGATGGGGTCTCGTTCTCGGTCGCGCGCGGCGAGACGCTGTCGCTGGTCGGCGAATCGGGCTGCGGCAAGACGACCACCGCCAAGTCGGTGATGCGGCTGGTCGAACCGACCTCGGGCTCGGTGCAGCTCGAGGGCGAGGAGCTGCTGACGCTCTCCGCCAACGAGATGCGGCTGCGCCGGCGCCAGCTGCAGATCATCTTCCAGGACCCGTATGCCTCGCTGAACCCACGCCTGACGGCCGGCGACATCGTGGCCGAGCCCATGCGCAACTTCAGCCATCTTGGCACGGGCACGGCCGCCGAGCGGCGCGAGCGCGTGCAGTGGCTGTTCTCGCGCGTGGGCCTCAGGCCCGAGGCGGCGAAGAAATTCCCGCACGAGTTCTCGGGCGGCCAGCGGCAGCGGCTGGGCATTGCGCGCGCGCTGGCGCTCAACCCCAAGCTGATCGTCTGCGACGAGCCGGTGTCGGCACTCGACGTGTCGGTGCAGGCGCAGGTGGTGAACCTGCTGATGGATCTGCAGGCCGAGTTCGGCATTGCCTACCTGTTCGTCGCGCACGACCTTGCGGTGGTGCGCCACATCAGCCACCGCGTGGCGGTGATGTACCTCGGGCACATCGTCGAGATTGCCGATCGCAACACGCTGTTTTCTGCGCCGCGCCATCCGTACACGGAGATTCTCCTGTCGGCGGTGCCCGTGCCCAATCCGCGCACACCGGCGCGCCGCATGCTGCTGCAGGGCGATCCGCCGAGCCCCGCCAATCCGCCTTCGGGCTGCCGCTTCCACACACGCTGCCCGATGGCGCAGGCCGTGTGCAAGGAAAAAGCGCCCGAGTTGAGCGAGCGGCCTTCGTCTTCCATCGGCGGCCACTGGGTCGCCTGCCACTTCCGCTGA
- a CDS encoding transporter substrate-binding domain-containing protein, translated as MKLSALMAAAAVVLLTATGVQAADTLAKIAETGKITLAYRESSVPFSYLDGPNKPIGFSVELSNAVVEAVKKKLNKPSLQVQLMPVTSQNRIPLITNGTIDLECGSTTNNSARGKDVAFAVNHFYTGTRLLVKKSSKIKDYADLAKKTVASTTGTTNALVMRKYNTEKNLDMDIVLGKDHADAFLLVESDRAMAFAMDDILLYGLIANAKNPADYEVVGEALQVEPYACMLPKDDPAFKKLVDDTFIGMMKSGEFEKLYTKWFMSPIPPKNVPLNLPMSQQLKDNIKAPSDKPAT; from the coding sequence ATGAAACTCTCCGCATTGATGGCCGCCGCTGCCGTGGTGCTGCTTACCGCCACCGGCGTCCAGGCCGCCGACACGCTGGCCAAGATCGCCGAGACCGGCAAGATCACGCTCGCCTACCGCGAGTCGTCGGTGCCCTTCAGCTACCTGGACGGCCCCAACAAGCCGATCGGTTTCTCGGTCGAACTCTCCAACGCCGTGGTCGAGGCGGTGAAGAAGAAGCTCAACAAGCCCAGCCTGCAGGTGCAGCTGATGCCGGTGACCTCGCAGAACCGCATTCCGCTCATCACCAACGGCACCATCGACCTGGAGTGCGGCTCCACCACCAACAACAGCGCGCGCGGCAAGGACGTGGCCTTTGCCGTCAACCATTTCTACACGGGCACGCGCCTGCTGGTGAAGAAGTCCTCGAAGATCAAGGACTACGCCGACCTCGCCAAGAAGACGGTGGCCAGCACCACCGGCACCACCAATGCGCTGGTCATGCGCAAGTACAACACCGAGAAGAACCTCGACATGGACATCGTGCTCGGCAAGGACCACGCCGATGCCTTCCTGCTCGTGGAAAGCGACCGCGCCATGGCGTTTGCCATGGACGACATCCTGCTGTACGGCCTGATCGCCAACGCCAAGAACCCGGCCGACTACGAGGTGGTGGGCGAGGCGCTGCAGGTCGAGCCCTATGCCTGCATGCTGCCCAAGGACGATCCGGCCTTCAAGAAGCTGGTGGACGACACCTTCATTGGCATGATGAAGAGCGGCGAGTTCGAGAAGCTCTACACCAAGTGGTTCATGTCGCCGATCCCGCCGAAGAACGTGCCGCTGAACCTGCCCATGAGCCAGCAGCTCAAGGACAACATCAAGGCGCCTTCGGACAAGCCAGCTACTTGA
- a CDS encoding ABC transporter ATP-binding protein translates to MAPMSHLALAPGEPLLEVDNLRTHFHTLAGVVRSVDGVSYTVRAGRTLGVVGESGCGKSVTALSILRLVPTPPGRHMGAVRLRGTDLMQLGEREMRQIRGNRISMIFQEPMTSLNPVLTVGRQIAETVQLHQKASRAEALQRAVEMLRVVQIPEPERRVNEYPHQLSGGMRQRVMIALALACNPEVLIADEPTTALDVTIQAQILDLIKRLQKELGMGVVMITHDLGVVAESCDRVVVMYAGRKVEEADVIDLFDRPLHPYTRALMASMPSMNTASTRLAEIPGLVPAAHELGRGCAFAARCSQARERCRAEAPQLTLQGNDHVVACFAVEEQWAEAAEVSA, encoded by the coding sequence ATGGCACCGATGTCCCACCTTGCGCTCGCGCCCGGCGAGCCCCTGCTCGAAGTCGACAACCTGCGCACCCATTTCCATACGCTGGCCGGCGTGGTGCGCTCGGTCGATGGCGTGTCGTACACCGTGCGCGCGGGCCGCACGCTCGGCGTGGTCGGCGAATCGGGCTGCGGCAAGAGCGTGACCGCGCTCTCGATCCTGCGGCTGGTGCCGACGCCGCCGGGCCGCCACATGGGCGCCGTGCGCCTGCGCGGCACCGACCTGATGCAGCTCGGCGAACGCGAGATGCGGCAGATCCGCGGCAACCGCATCTCGATGATCTTCCAGGAGCCGATGACCTCGCTGAACCCGGTGCTCACCGTGGGCCGGCAGATCGCCGAGACAGTGCAGCTGCACCAGAAGGCCAGCCGCGCCGAAGCGCTGCAGCGCGCGGTGGAAATGCTGCGCGTGGTGCAGATCCCCGAGCCCGAGCGGCGCGTGAACGAGTACCCGCACCAGCTTTCGGGCGGCATGCGCCAGCGCGTGATGATCGCGCTGGCACTGGCCTGCAACCCCGAGGTGCTGATTGCCGACGAACCCACCACCGCACTCGACGTGACGATCCAGGCGCAGATCCTCGACCTCATCAAGCGGCTGCAGAAGGAGCTGGGCATGGGCGTGGTGATGATCACGCACGACCTCGGCGTGGTGGCCGAGAGCTGCGACCGCGTGGTCGTGATGTATGCCGGCAGGAAGGTCGAAGAGGCCGATGTGATCGACCTGTTCGACCGGCCGCTGCACCCCTACACGCGCGCGCTGATGGCCTCGATGCCGTCGATGAACACCGCGAGCACGCGGCTGGCCGAGATCCCGGGGCTGGTGCCGGCCGCGCACGAGCTGGGCCGCGGCTGCGCCTTTGCGGCGCGCTGCAGCCAGGCGCGCGAACGCTGCCGCGCCGAGGCGCCGCAGCTCACGCTGCAGGGCAACGACCACGTGGTGGCCTGCTTTGCCGTCGAAGAACAATGGGCCGAGGCCGCCGAGGTGAGCGCATGA
- a CDS encoding aspartate/glutamate racemase family protein encodes MASTNVVGILGGMGPAAGADFVRLFVQACAQQMRARGEPVRDQSFPEHWLAQVPVPDRTDALGSAENGAHQPLEPMLQALGRLAALGSQAVAIACNTAHAWHARLQERFPQIELLHMAREVARHLAAQGTGSVALMATEGTYRVRLYEQALAEAGLDCHVPLAEERRIITRGIFDGVKAGNMQLAEACFSQVALQLAQRHGPVTIIMGCTEVPLGLQGSAAVAGLDLVDPAQVLAAALARRAYRD; translated from the coding sequence ATGGCTTCCACGAACGTAGTTGGCATCCTGGGCGGCATGGGCCCTGCGGCGGGGGCCGACTTCGTGCGGCTGTTCGTGCAGGCCTGCGCACAGCAGATGCGCGCGCGCGGGGAGCCGGTGCGGGACCAGTCCTTTCCGGAGCACTGGCTCGCGCAGGTGCCGGTGCCTGACCGCACCGACGCGCTGGGCTCGGCCGAAAACGGCGCACACCAGCCGCTCGAGCCGATGCTGCAGGCGCTCGGGCGCCTGGCCGCGCTGGGCAGCCAAGCCGTGGCCATTGCCTGCAACACTGCGCATGCCTGGCATGCCCGGCTGCAGGAGCGCTTTCCGCAGATCGAGCTGCTGCACATGGCGCGCGAGGTGGCGCGGCATCTGGCCGCGCAGGGCACGGGCAGCGTGGCGCTGATGGCCACCGAAGGCACCTACCGCGTGCGGCTCTACGAACAGGCGCTGGCCGAGGCAGGGCTCGACTGCCATGTGCCGCTGGCCGAAGAGCGCCGCATCATCACGCGCGGCATCTTCGACGGGGTCAAGGCCGGCAACATGCAGCTCGCCGAGGCCTGCTTTTCGCAGGTGGCGCTGCAGCTCGCGCAGCGCCACGGGCCGGTCACCATCATCATGGGCTGCACCGAGGTTCCGCTCGGGCTCCAGGGCTCGGCCGCCGTGGCCGGGCTGGACCTGGTCGACCCGGCGCAGGTACTGGCCGCCGCACTGGCGCGCCGCGCCTACCGCGACTAG
- a CDS encoding ZIP family metal transporter, whose translation MNLIVIIVATLVAGIGSVWLAALLLRVGVRNGSGGVNSQHLLSLAAGALLATAFMHLLPEAFESRIEPALLFGVLLFGLVFFFLLDKAELWHHGHEHHHGDHGHAHDHGHDHGHAHAHAPRMGGGWAVLTGDSVHCFGDGILIASAFIADIRLGLVAAVAVLAHEVPHHIGDLVVLRQSSANQRAALVKVSLAGTMTMLGGIVGWWLVDQLHGWLPYFLVLASSSFVYVALADLIPQLQKRLPARQTAAQIVWLVVGIALVSLVSRLAHGEHGHGDHGHDEGHGEHGHVHKD comes from the coding sequence ATGAATTTGATAGTGATCATCGTGGCGACCCTGGTTGCCGGCATCGGAAGCGTGTGGCTGGCCGCATTGCTCTTGCGCGTGGGCGTTCGCAACGGTTCGGGCGGCGTGAATTCGCAGCACCTGCTGAGCCTGGCCGCGGGCGCGCTGCTGGCCACCGCATTCATGCACCTCTTGCCCGAAGCCTTCGAGAGCCGCATCGAGCCCGCGCTGCTGTTCGGCGTGCTGCTGTTCGGCCTGGTGTTCTTCTTCCTGCTCGACAAGGCCGAGCTCTGGCACCACGGGCACGAGCACCATCACGGCGATCACGGCCATGCCCACGATCACGGCCACGATCACGGCCATGCGCATGCCCACGCGCCCCGCATGGGCGGCGGCTGGGCGGTGCTCACCGGCGACAGCGTGCACTGCTTCGGCGACGGCATCCTGATTGCGTCGGCCTTCATCGCGGACATCCGCCTGGGCCTGGTGGCGGCCGTGGCCGTGCTCGCGCACGAGGTGCCGCACCACATCGGCGACCTGGTCGTGCTGCGCCAGAGCTCGGCCAACCAGCGTGCGGCGCTCGTCAAGGTGTCGCTGGCCGGCACCATGACCATGCTCGGGGGCATCGTGGGATGGTGGCTGGTCGACCAGCTGCACGGCTGGCTGCCGTACTTCCTGGTGCTGGCCAGCAGCAGCTTCGTCTACGTGGCGCTGGCCGACCTGATTCCCCAGCTGCAGAAGCGGTTGCCCGCGCGGCAGACCGCGGCGCAGATCGTGTGGCTGGTGGTGGGCATTGCGCTGGTTTCGCTGGTGAGCCGGCTGGCCCACGGCGAGCATGGCCATGGCGACCACGGCCATGACGAGGGCCATGGGGAACACGGCCACGTCCACAAGGACTGA